TTATTTTTGGAGTGGGGATTTCGCCGAGTACTGAGTGTGCGAAAGGGACCCTTGATATCGACAAAGGCATCCTTGTGGATGAACATATGCGTACCTCAGATCCGGACATATATGCCGTTGGCGAAGTCGCACAGATGCCGGATGGTTATATCGCCGGTAGGGTCAGGGAGTGTACCCTTCAGGCAGATGCCGCTATAGCTTCTATCTTAGGGATCGAAGATGAAGGATTTAAAGAGTTTGTGACAGTTGACGGACTCAAAGTCGGTTCTTTTTTGCTTGCTGATGTCACCTCCACACTGTATGATCCCAAAGATAAAGATAATGAAGATATTGTGATCTCATCCAAGCAGGAAGAACGTATCGATCAGTATATTATGAATAAGGACAGGCTGGTCCGTTTTATCGGTATCAATACGAACGTTGATGTGATAGAGTTGAGAAGAATGATGGAAGAGGATAAAAAGATCGATACCTCTTCTTTTTATTCCAATCGTCTTGTCAGTAAGCGTGGCAGACTTATCTGCAGCTGTGTAGGCAGCTATAAGAACGACCTTGTCGATATCATTAAGACACACTGTGTTGAGAGTTTTTCAGAACTTAAGCCCTTTAGTGAAGCCGGAAGGGTCTGCGGACGCTGCAAGAAAGACGTGGAGCAGTTGATCATAGATACTCCGGTCGATCCCGAAGAGGCACGACGTATCAAAGCGGAACGGGAAGAAAAGAAAAAGACAGAAGAACTGGAAAAAGTCCAGCGTCGTATTGACAAATATAATGCCTTGCATCCAAAGAACCAGATAGAAGATGAGAACCTTCAAGAAGCGATCAAAGCCTTTGATCTGAAGAAGGAATACAACAGCTGGGTCTCCATGATCACTGCAAATATGCGTCTGGGCCCGGAATATGAAGAGCTTGTCGGTCAAGGTCTTGAACAGTTGAACAAAATACCGATCATCTGGCTGGAACTGGCTGATTGTACGGGAAATTCGGAAGGCTTTATCAAGTCCGCTCACCCCAATGTAGAAGACCTTATTTTGAAATATATCTCTTTGGATTATCATGAACTTCTTATGGCGGCATCGGGAGATAAGTCAGAATCGGTACTTCAGAGTATTATTGAAAATGATGCCGGAAGATATATCCTGATGGTAGAAGGTGCCGTTCCTTTAGGAATGGAAGGAAAATTTCTGAGGATCGGACCAAAGGGTGAAACAGGACATACCTTGCTCAAGCGTGTGGCACAAAATGCAGCAGCCGTGCTTGCTGTAGGCTCTTGTGCTTTTGACGGAGGAGTTGTAGCGGCAAAGCCCAACCCGACCGGTGCGGTAGGCGTTGCAGAAGCCCTGGGTAGAGATGATATCATCAATCTTCCGGGCTGTCCGGTCAATCCAATCAATATCGTAGGAACTTTACTGCACTACATCATGTTCGGTGAACTTCCGAAGCTTGATGAAAAAAACCGTCCTGAATGGGCCTATGGTTTCAGGATCCATGACAATTGTGAAAGACGCGGCCATTATGAGCTTGGTGAATTTGTTGAGGAATGGGGTGATGAAGGAGCAAAAAAAGGCTGGTGTCTGTTCAAGATGGGGTGCAAGGGTCCTTATGCCCATCTGAACTGCTCTTTGGTGAAGTTCAATGAGGGAACAAGCTGGCCGGTTCAGGCAGGACACGGATGTTTCGGCTGTGCACTCGGAAAGATCGCATTTGACCACTTGGCAAACCACAGAGAAGTGGACGATGAAACGAAAAAAATCTTAGAAGATGCAGGAACAAATCATGGCAAGTCGTAAAATTGTGATAGATCCGATCACAAGGATCGAAGGGCATTTGCGTATCGAGGTCGAAGTCGATGAGAACAATGTGGTTACTGAAGCCTGGGCTTCCGGACAGTTGTTTCGCGGTATTGAGATCATTTTGAAAGGGCGAGATCCACGTGATGTCGGACTGATCGCCCAGCGTATTTGCGGGGTCTGTACGAATGTGCATTACCGTGCTTCCATCAGTGCGGTAGAAAATGCGTACAATATCGCCTTACCGAAAAATGCAGAGATCATTAGAGATCTGGTAACACTGGCACTTTTTGTTCAGGATCATATTATCCATTATTACCATCTGCATTCTCTTGATTATGTGGATGTGGTCTCTGCCCTTGAAGCCGACCCGGAAAAAGCATCACAGGTTGCAAAAGCATACCATGAACACCCCTATCTAAGTTCAGCTGCACATTTGAAAAGTGTGCAACAAAAATTGGATTCATTTGTCAAAGCAGGACGGCTTGGTCTTTTTGCCAACGGTTACTGGGGGCATTCGGCCTATAGGTTCACACCGGAAGAGAACCTGGTACATATGAGCCATTACCTCGATGCTTTGAATATCCAGCGTGAGATGAGCAAGGCTATCGCGATATTTACAGGCAAGACACCACACCCTCAAAACCTTGTGGTCGGTGGAGTGACAAGCGTGGCAGACATGCTTAACCCTCAACGTCTGAATGACTTTATGTTCATCCTCAAAGAAACACGTGACTTTATTGAGCGCGCTTATATCCCTGATATGAAAATGGCAGTCAAGGCTTATAAGCATGAGATAAAATCCGGTTTTGGACGGGGAAGCGGTAATTTTATGGCGGTCGGTGGTTACCGTTTCGGAAAGTCAGAACAGCTGTTTGAAGGAGGCGTGATCTATGCTCATGATTTTAAAACTATAGATGTGTTTGATGAAGCGTACATCACAGAAGAAGCATCACGTTCTTGGTACGAACAGGATGCACCCCTATCGCCGTATGATGGAGAGACCACGCCTTTTTATACGGACTTGAATGATGATGGAAGCTTAAAAACAGAGGGTAAATACAGCTGGGTCAAGGCGCCTCGCTATAAAGGCAGACCGATGGAAGTCGGACCTGTTGCACGTATGATCATGGGCTACAGCAAAGGATCTAAGACCATAAAACCCTACATGCAGAACTTTATGGATGCAACGGGTCTCGAGCTTATAGATTTTTCTACCACATTGGGACGCAATGCGGCACGTGCAGTAGAGTCTCAGGTCTGTTGTGACCATATCTTTGATTTTTGCAGCGAGCTTATCGAAAATATCAAATACTATGATGAAGAGACGTGGACAAAGTATGTATTCGAAGCACTTGCTCCACAGGCAAAAGGACATGGTATCTTTGAAGTTCCTCGAGGAGTACTGTCACATTTTGTCAGTATAGAAGATGCCAAGATATCCAATTATCAGGCCGTTGTTCCGACCACATGGAACGCTTCCCCCAAGGATGCCTCAGGTATCCGAGGTCCTTATGAAGAGTCGCTTATCGGTATCACACTTGCCGATCCCTCCAATCCTTTGGAAGTGTTGCGGGTCGTACATTCCTTTGATCCCTGTCTGGCATGTGCAGTGCATGTCATGGATATAAAAGGCAATGACATCGGCCAGTATAAGATCAATGCCTCTTGTGCCATTTAAAAGCGTGTAGCTACGCTTTTAAAGAGCTAAACCAATCCAGTTCATCCAACACTTCCCATGGATACGCTGCATAGCCTATCTGGCCTTTTGCCGCGATATCGGCGTATAAAAATCGTTCTTTGCCTGGACGATCCAGACCAAATTTCTGAGTGATCCATCTAGGCGTAAGCGGGAATTTGTCTGCGATGATCTGAGAGAGTGTTTCGTCTTTGAGCTCTGTTAACCCCGTATGCAGGGTATCGACAGTGACTGAAGAAGGCCTGGTCTCCGCGATCACATAGGAGAGCTGTACCAATGCCTTCTTGGCAAGCCCCGAAGCAACGATATGTTTAGCCAGCCATCTTGCCGCATAAAGCGCTGTACGATCCACTTTCGTATAGTCTTTGGAACTTTGTGAGCCCCCACCGATAGGCGCATATCCCCCATACGTATCACACACTACTTTCCTGCCTGTCAAACCGGAATCTGCGATAGGTGAATGCTGCACAAATCTGCCCGTATTGTTGATATAAAACTCTATATCTTCTTCATTAAAATGCCCTGCTGTAAACTTTACGTTCTCTGTGATGATCTTTTTGACCAAACGCTTTACTTCTTCCTGTGTTACTGCTTTGTTATGTGCAATAGCCACGATGATCTTTGCAATACGCTGAGGCCTGCAATGATCAAAGTTCTCTTTGGTTTCATAGTCCATGACCACTTGTGTTTTCATATCCACACCGAACGTCTCGGGATGTTTGAGCGCATAGGCATAGAGTACATCTCTGATCTCTCTGGCATAGGAAAAGGCACTGGGCATATAATCCTCTCTTTCAATACTGGCATAGCCGAACATCATTCCCTGATCCCCAGCGCCTATCTCATGATCTGCTTTCTCTACCCCCATCGTGATATCCGGTGACTGAGTACTGACATGGACATGCACCTCTGCCTCATCAGGGAAAAAGGTTTCCCCTCTCTCAAAGCCTGCTTCAGGATACCCGATCTTTTTGAGTGCTTTGATGGCAATCTCTTCATAAAATGCAGGATCAACAGGAACTTTGGTCCTCACTTCACCGCCTATGATGATATGATTTCCAGTGATAAATACTTCTGTGGCTACTTTAGCATCTGGATCACGTTGCAGCAACGTATCCACGATACTGTCAGCAATGATATCTGCGCACTTGTCAGGATGTCCTGCCGAAACAGACTCTGAAGCAAAAAGATACATCATAGTTCCTTTTTTTTATTCTTTATATTTTCTTATCATAACAAACAATACATTAGCAGGTACTTTCAGTGCTCACCTTCTATCGTTTTAATAAATAATGCTCTGTCCTTCTCATTGTGAAATACAAAATGCACATGTATATCCTTGTTTGCCTCCAAAAAGTGACTTACCGATTCATAAGCAATCATTGCTGCTTTATCTTTAGGATAACCGTATACTCCTGTAGAAATGGCCGGAAAAGAAACATCCTTACACCCTAGTCTATGAGCCACTTCAAGTGATTTTCTATAGCAGGAAGCCAACAGCTCTGCACAAAGCTCACCGCACTGATGATAGATCGGCCCTACTGTATGGATGACATAGGTTGAAGGTAAATTGCCCGCACTGGTGACTACGGCTTCTCCCGTAGGCAGTCCTTCAGGGTATCTCTCCTGGCGTATCTTTTGGCATGCTTCCAGGATTTCAGCTCCCCCTGCTCTGTGGATGGCACCATCTACACCGCCACCGCCCATAAGAGAAATGTTCGCTGCATTAACGATCGCACAGACATTCTCTTTTGTTATATCACCTGTTTTTATAATGATCCTATCCATCCTTTTGCCTTTAAAAAAGATTTATCCTATAATATCATAAAATAAGGAGCAGAGTTATCATGAGTGATATTGGAAAAAGTCTTATCTTTATGGGTATGGTGATCATCATAGTAGGTATGGTTTTACTCTTTAGTGACAGACTTCCCTTCAATCTTGGCAAACTTCCCGGTGATATCTCCATCAAAAAAGAGAATTTTTCTTTTTATTTTCCGATCACAACATCTATCTTGATCAGTATCATTGTATCGCTGTTGTTCTATCTCTTCAACAGATTCTTTAAATAAGAATTTCTAATCTGATGATATAATACTAAAGAGAGAAGGAGAGTACTATGCCAAAATCACATAAACTCGCATTTGCAATCTATATTATTGTTTGGACCATCATGGCGATCGATCCAAAGTATCCACAGGATTGGCTGATTGAAAATGTGCTGGTATTCATTTTCTTTCCTTTTATCTTATGGATGGATAAAAAACATCAATACACACTGACAAGTCTTGTCTTTCTTCTGATATTTGCGAGTTTACACTCTCTGGGATCACACTATACCTATGCGGAAATGGAACACTTCAATGCGATTACACATTTTTTTGGATTTGAGAGGAACCATTTTGACCGTTTGGTACATTTTCTCTTCGGACTTCTGGTTTTCAGGATCCTGTTCGAAATGATCCTTGAGGTGACAACCACCGCTAAAACTGCGCTGCTCTTTACTTTTACGGTGATCCTTTCGATCTCATCACTTTACGAAATGCTTGAATGGTTGGCAGCAGTTATCCTTCATCCCGAACTCGGTATGGCTTTTCTCGGCACCCAGGGAGATGTATGGGATGCACACAAAGACACGGCTTTGGCCATGGTAGGTGCTTTGATCAATATACTTTTTTATCCAAGATACAAACATCTGTGGCACGTAAGAAAAGAAAAAAGCAGATAAAAGAGGTTTGACCGGGTTACAGTCCCAACTTCTTTTTCTTGTATTTCACTACCCTGCCGTTATCATCGGCAAGATACACATTTCCTTTGCTATCAAAAGCGATGCCTTCCCAGGCACCCTTTTCCAATTTCACTTTTTGTACTATTTTCTTTTTTTGAAGATCATATTTGATCAAAAGATCCTCTTTGTCACTCACCATGTAAAGATACCCATCATGATAGGTAAGTCCTGCTGTATCAGCGATATGATGTTCAAGTACATCAACGATCCTTGCAGGATAAGGCATCAATCTCACTACAGCGATAAAAGATCTCTTTTTCTTTTTGGATTGTTTGGCAAGATAGACACTGTTGCCTACTTTCGTAATGCCCTCTACCCCTGATCTTTTATTAAACAGAGAGATATTCCTTCCATGATAGATGGTATCCAAAGGAATCTCCTTCTTTTCACCTGACTGTGTCTCAACAGCCATCATTCCTTTATTTTCAAGCGCAAAGATCATCTGTGCCTCTTCACATACGACACCTTCAAGATCATACTTTCCCAACTTTCTTTTTTGAAGTATCTTTCCTTTTCGATCGATCTTATAGTACGTTCCTTCATCATTCGCGACAATAAGTGTATCATCACTGCTACAGTAACTTATCCCAGAAGCTTCCGGGATCTTTACGATCACCTTCCCCTTTGAGCCAGCACAGGCACTGACACATAGTACGAGAGGAAGCCATACATAATATTTCATATATCTCACCCGAATTCCGATCCAAGTTTCAACAACTCTGGACTGATCTCGTATTTTTTATAAGCAACATCTTCTATCTTTTTATGGTTGAATCCTCCATTATCATAGCAGATAACAGAGCTTTTATTTCCGTCAAGCAAACCATCTATGGCCTGTGTGACAAAATGAAAGGCCATAAGACGGTCATACACGGTAGGATTCCCGCCGCGTTGTATGTGACCCAGTACTGTAATACGGGATTCTATACCTATCTCTTTTTCAAACCACTGCGCGATCTGTTCTGAATTATTCAACGCTTCAGAGACCACAGCGATAAAATACTTTCTGCCCCCTATCCTCTGTCTTTGAAAACATAATTTATAATCGTCCAGATCATAGGGAATTTCAGGTATCAAGCACATCTCTGCCCCTGAGGTCAGAGCTGAGACAAGTGCCAGGTATCCACACTCCCTTCCCATCGCTTCTATGACAAATGCACGGCTGAATGAAGAGGCCGTATCTCTGATAGAGTCTATGGCAGATTTAATGACATTGAGCGCGGTATCGACCCCAAGACAGTACTCTGTTCCGGCAATATCATTGTCGATCGTAGCTGGAATACCGGCAAAGCTCACTCCTTCACTCTCATCACTCAATGCCTGCATCCCTTTGAAAGAACCATCACCACCCAAAACGATCAAATATCCTATATTATGTGATTTGAGGTTATCCATTGCCTGTTTACGATACGCTTTTTCCATAAAACGTTTTGAACGTGAAGTGCGTATCTTGGTACCTCCTCTGGAAATGATACCTGCAACATCATCGTAACATGCCTCATAGATGCTGTTATCTATCAACCCTTCAAAACCATTATCAACGAAATAGGGTCTAAGTCCTTTTCGGATGCTGTATTCAACAAAACGCTTTAATGCAGCATTCATCCCTGAAACATCACCACCTGAACAGAGTATGGCTATATTTTTCATACTAAACCTTTTATTCATAAGTATAAAAATTATACCATGAAAAAGTATTCAAAGGAATTCATTCAAAAAGTATGTATAATATTCCTAGAGGTATCAGTATGAAAAAAAAGTCCAATAAGTATTCTGAAACATTACAACAGATCAGAGCCATCGTGAATGATCCCTCCTATGAAATTGCAGAAGAAGATAAAAATTTTATCTATACCAATGAAGCCAGAGGCGTGAGACTTCAGCTTGACTATCTCAAAGCAGAGGTCAAGATGCAAAAACAGGGTGTGGACCATGCGATCGTTGTCTTTGGCAGTGCCCGTATCGTAGAATTTGATGTGGCTATAAAGGCATTGAAAAAGATCGAAAAAGAGTTGGAGAATTCACCTCATTCCGAAGCACTTCTCATTGCACTTAAAAAAGCGGAAAGTAGAGTAAGGAAGAGTCATTACTATGATGAAGCGCGTAAATTCGGCCAACTGGTGGGACAAAGCGGTAAAACCCCAGAGGATACCCATGTCACCGTAATGACAGGAGGGGGTCCGGGTATCATGGAAGCTGCAAACCGGGGAGCATCCGATGTAGGTGCCAAATCTATAGGCCTCAATATCGAACTGTCACATGAACAGTTTCCCAACCCCTATATTACACCCGAACTCTGTTTCCAGTTTCGATATTTTGCCATGCGTAAACTTCACTTCATGCAGCGTGCTAAAGCACTGGTTGTCTTTCCCGGAGGATTTGGCACCTTGGATGAACTCTTTGAAGTCTTGACCCTGATACAGACGAAAAAAACGCCCCCTATTCCCGTTATTCTACTTGGTAAAGAGTACTGGAACCGCATGATTGATTTTGAATTTTTACAGGAAGAGGATGCCATTGCGCCTCATGATCTGGATATCGTAATGTATGTTGATAATGCAGAAGAAGCATGGCATGCCATTATCCAATGGCACAAAAAAAATAAAACCCCCCTCTTTTAAACACGCCCATAAAACAAAAAGCACCATTACGCTATAATCGCGGCTATACTATTTTATGATGGACAAAAAATGAGCGAAACGACGAAAAAAGGCTACGATCCTAAAGCCACTGAAGACACATACTACAAGATCTGGGAAGAGCGCGGATACTTTGAAATAGACGGTAACAAAGAGATCCAGGAAGAAGGTAAGAACTTTGCGATCATGATGCCTCCTCCAAATGTCACAGGAAGTCTGCACATCGGTCATGCACTTACATTTACACTACAAGACATCATCACACGTTACAAGCGCATGGATGGATATAAAACTCTCTGGCAACCGGGAACCGACCACGCGGGTATCGCTACACAAAACGTGGTAGAAAAACAACTTTTGGCTGAGGGTACGACCAAAGAAGCACTAGGCAGAGAAGCTTTCCTTGAGAGAGTATGGAAATGGAAAGAGTACTCTGGCGGTACGATCGTACACCAGATGAGAAAGCTTGGTGTCTCCCCGGCATGGTCAAGAGAACGTTTTACGATGGATGAAGGACTGAAAGAAGCAGTGAAAGAGGCATTTGTCCATCTTTATAATGAGGGGATGATCGTTCAGAACAACTATATGGTCAACTGGTGTACGCATGACGGTGCACTCTCTGACATCGAAGTGGAACATGACGAAGTCAACGGTAAGTTCTACCATATGAACTACCATTTTGCTGATGGAAGCGGTCATGTGACAGTAGCGACAACAAGACCTGAAACCTATTTTGGGGATACTGCAATCATGGTTCACCCTGATGATGAGAGATACAAAGATATCATCGGCAAAGAGGTAATACTTCCCCTGACCGACAGAAAGATCACGATCATTGCTGACGATCATGTCGATATGACATTTGGTACAGGTATCGTAAAGGTAACCCCTGCACATGACCAGAACGACTACGAAGTCGGTAAACGTCACGATCTTGAATTTATTACTGTATTTGATGAAAAAGGTATCCTCAACGAATACTGCGGTGAGTTTGCCGGGATGGAGAGACTTGAAGCAAGAAAACCGATCGTGGAAAAACTGCAAGCAGAAGGTTACATCGTCAAGATCGAAGATCACGTTCACCAGGTTGGCCACTGTTACAGATGTAAGAATATCGTAGAACCGTATATTTCAAAACAGTGGTTCGTACGCAGTGAGGTAGCGAAAAAGTCTATTGAAAAGACCTATGCAGGTGAAGCACAGTTCCACCCTCCTCATTGGCTTAACTCCTACAGAGCATGGATGGACGAACTGAGAGACTGGTGTATCTCAAGACAGCTCTGGTGGGGGCATCGTATCCCTGTCTTCTACTGTGATACATGTGATCATCAATGGGCTGACAAACATGAGAACCCTGAAGCGTGTCCTCACTGTGCGAGTAAGGAGATACACCAGGATCCTGATGTACTCGATACCTGGTTCTCTTCTGCACTTTGGGCATTCTCACCACTAGGCTGGGGGAACAACGGTAAAATGGAAGGAACATACAACGACAGTGACCTGGCTGACTTCTACCCGAATTCACTGCTGATCACAGGATTTGACATCATGTTCTTCTGGGTTGCACGTATGATGATGATGGGTGAACATTTCAGAGGCGAGTTACCGTTCAAAGATATCTATATGCATGCGCTTGTTCGTGATGAACATGGTGCTAAGATGAGTAAGTCCAAGGGTAATGTTATTGACCCGCTTGATATGGTCGAAGAACACTCTGCCGATATCATCAGATTTACACTGGCATTCCTTGCTGTTCAGGGACGTGACATCAAACTTGGTGCAAAGAACCTCGAACAGTTTAGAAACTTTACCAATAAGCTCTACAATGCATCTAACTTCCTTCAGATGAATGTAGATACATTTGCTGACCTCAAAGATATAGAGATCAAGACACCGCTTGGTAAATACATGCAAACCCGTCTGGCAAAAGCTGTTGAGGAAGTACGTGAAACGCTTGAAGCCTATAAGTTCAATGAAGCTGCAACTGCACTCTACCGCTTTGTATGGAACGAGTTTTGTGACTGGGGTATCGAATACTCCAAAGCAAGCAAAGAGTCTATCGCAGAACTTGGTGCGGTCTTCAAAGAGACACTGAAAATGGTTTCTCCATTTATGCCATTTATCTCTGAACATCTCTACCATAAACTCTCAGGTACCCAACTGGAAAGCGGGAACTCGGTCATGGTAATGAACTTCCCTAAAGAAGTTAAACAGGATGCTGATTCTGAAGCAACCTTTGCCATTATCGAAGAAGCCATCACCGCGATAAGAAGAGCCAAGGTCATCATAGATATGGGTAACTCTAAGATCGCAAAGGCATACGTCAAACTTGGTACAAATATCGATACGGATGTAGCAAAACCGTTTATACAGAAACTGGCAAAAGTAGAAGAGATCGAATTTGTAGATGCAAAAGTAGAAAACGCCGTTACAGATGTATCTGACAACCTTGAAGTCTATATCCCGACTGAAGAGATTGACCTAAGTGCGATCATCGGTAAACTTAGCAAACAAAAAGAGAAGCTGGAAAAAGAGATACAAAAACTCAGTGGTATGCTGAACAACGAAAAGTTCGTTGCCAATGCACCTGAACATGTCATTACAGAAAACAAAAAAGCTTTGGAAGATGCAGAAGTCAAAATGGAAAAAGTTCAAACTGAACTTGAAGGGTTCGGTGTATAATGACCCCTCTAGCACAAGAAGCATACAACGCATTACTCGCAAAAGAATACGACAAAGCTCTTGAACTCTACACTGCTCTGGAAAAACAAAAGGACCCCGTTTCCTACTATTATCTGGGTTATCTCTGCTTCAGGGGACTTGGAGTGAATCAGGATACGAAAAAAGCTTTTGACTACTATCTGGAATCTGCAACCAGAGAAGTGCCATTGGCACAGTTTGAAGTGGCATTGATGCTGGAAAATGGTGAAGGTTGTGAGAAAAATGAATCAGAAGCAGCCTTCTGGTACGAAGAAGCAGCAAAAAGAGGCAACATAGACGCCTTTAACAATTTGGGTGCCATGTTCAAAGAAGGCCGTGGTGTACACCAGGACTACAAAAAAGCATTTATACTCTTCTCTAAAGCAGCGCAGGCAGGTAATGCAAAAGCCCAGTTTAACCTAGGCGCACTTTATGATATGGGATTGGGCTGTGAAGAAGACAAAGAAAAAGCCATAGAATGGTGTAGAAAAGCAGCGTATCAAGGCCATCAGATGGCACAAGGTATTATCAAACGTATGCAGCAAGACGGACAGATCGTTTTTTAAAATACATTTTGAGAATTCTTTTAAGTAGCACCAACGATAGAGATCCATAATGGAACCTCTATCTGCAAAGCCACATACACTGTATGTATCTTTGCATATTTAACTAATGATTTTAGTTTGACGTATTGATATCAACAAGTGTTGATTGTCCATTAAGTACTTCAACATTGTCTTCTTGATCAACAACAGAAGCAAATACATCACCTACAAAAAGTGCCGTAATAAGGCTATAGTTACCTTCACCAAGGTATGACAACGTAAAGTTACCATCACTCATATTGACATCGCTGCTGCTTACAGAATTCTGGAAATTGATTCCATCTGCATTTCCATCTTCTTCACTGACATCATACTCGCCAGATCTGTAACTGTAAACCACTAAAGAATCTGAAGTCGTATTATAGTCAGCTATATCTACTACAGTCCCATTGATCATACCTGAAAGTTCAGTTACCACTAATCTGATAACAGGTTTTAAAATATAATCTCCGTTTCCTTGCACAACGATTGATTTATGAATATTGAAATCTGCAGTTACTGCAATTTTTGCATCAGCAGTGATATCAAATGCACCTTTTCCTTTATATCCACTTTGTGCTCCGCTTGGAACAAATAATGGTACTGAGGTACCATCTGCATAGGTTACATTACAATCCGGATTAGCTTTAACTTCTGATATTTTTGAAGGTGCAGCCAGTTTGAAACGAATTTCAGAATAATGTCCTGCTGGTAGTATCATATCCCCTAGGTGAAGTGATTTACCATTTTGAAGATCAAGTAGGTTGAATGTTTGAGGTACAAAATCATCAGCAGTAATCCAGTTTCCATCATGATTATATTCAATACCGATAACGGCAATATTGACTTCCGTCACATCAGGACCTAATTGAGGTGGTGCATCTGTCATACTGAGTGATAGAGTACCAGTTGGAGTAGAAGATGTAGTATCTCCACCACATCCAGAGATGAGTGTCATAAGTGTGAACGATACGATAATACCGATCAGCGTGT
The sequence above is drawn from the Sulfurovum sp. TSL1 genome and encodes:
- a CDS encoding 6-phosphofructokinase produces the protein MKNIAILCSGGDVSGMNAALKRFVEYSIRKGLRPYFVDNGFEGLIDNSIYEACYDDVAGIISRGGTKIRTSRSKRFMEKAYRKQAMDNLKSHNIGYLIVLGGDGSFKGMQALSDESEGVSFAGIPATIDNDIAGTEYCLGVDTALNVIKSAIDSIRDTASSFSRAFVIEAMGRECGYLALVSALTSGAEMCLIPEIPYDLDDYKLCFQRQRIGGRKYFIAVVSEALNNSEQIAQWFEKEIGIESRITVLGHIQRGGNPTVYDRLMAFHFVTQAIDGLLDGNKSSVICYDNGGFNHKKIEDVAYKKYEISPELLKLGSEFG
- a CDS encoding valine--tRNA ligase gives rise to the protein MSETTKKGYDPKATEDTYYKIWEERGYFEIDGNKEIQEEGKNFAIMMPPPNVTGSLHIGHALTFTLQDIITRYKRMDGYKTLWQPGTDHAGIATQNVVEKQLLAEGTTKEALGREAFLERVWKWKEYSGGTIVHQMRKLGVSPAWSRERFTMDEGLKEAVKEAFVHLYNEGMIVQNNYMVNWCTHDGALSDIEVEHDEVNGKFYHMNYHFADGSGHVTVATTRPETYFGDTAIMVHPDDERYKDIIGKEVILPLTDRKITIIADDHVDMTFGTGIVKVTPAHDQNDYEVGKRHDLEFITVFDEKGILNEYCGEFAGMERLEARKPIVEKLQAEGYIVKIEDHVHQVGHCYRCKNIVEPYISKQWFVRSEVAKKSIEKTYAGEAQFHPPHWLNSYRAWMDELRDWCISRQLWWGHRIPVFYCDTCDHQWADKHENPEACPHCASKEIHQDPDVLDTWFSSALWAFSPLGWGNNGKMEGTYNDSDLADFYPNSLLITGFDIMFFWVARMMMMGEHFRGELPFKDIYMHALVRDEHGAKMSKSKGNVIDPLDMVEEHSADIIRFTLAFLAVQGRDIKLGAKNLEQFRNFTNKLYNASNFLQMNVDTFADLKDIEIKTPLGKYMQTRLAKAVEEVRETLEAYKFNEAATALYRFVWNEFCDWGIEYSKASKESIAELGAVFKETLKMVSPFMPFISEHLYHKLSGTQLESGNSVMVMNFPKEVKQDADSEATFAIIEEAITAIRRAKVIIDMGNSKIAKAYVKLGTNIDTDVAKPFIQKLAKVEEIEFVDAKVENAVTDVSDNLEVYIPTEEIDLSAIIGKLSKQKEKLEKEIQKLSGMLNNEKFVANAPEHVITENKKALEDAEVKMEKVQTELEGFGV
- a CDS encoding tetratricopeptide repeat protein, giving the protein MTPLAQEAYNALLAKEYDKALELYTALEKQKDPVSYYYLGYLCFRGLGVNQDTKKAFDYYLESATREVPLAQFEVALMLENGEGCEKNESEAAFWYEEAAKRGNIDAFNNLGAMFKEGRGVHQDYKKAFILFSKAAQAGNAKAQFNLGALYDMGLGCEEDKEKAIEWCRKAAYQGHQMAQGIIKRMQQDGQIVF
- a CDS encoding DUF4382 domain-containing protein gives rise to the protein MKRFHTLIGIIVSFTLMTLISGCGGDTTSSTPTGTLSLSMTDAPPQLGPDVTEVNIAVIGIEYNHDGNWITADDFVPQTFNLLDLQNGKSLHLGDMILPAGHYSEIRFKLAAPSKISEVKANPDCNVTYADGTSVPLFVPSGAQSGYKGKGAFDITADAKIAVTADFNIHKSIVVQGNGDYILKPVIRLVVTELSGMINGTVVDIADYNTTSDSLVVYSYRSGEYDVSEEDGNADGINFQNSVSSSDVNMSDGNFTLSYLGEGNYSLITALFVGDVFASVVDQEDNVEVLNGQSTLVDINTSN
- a CDS encoding LOG family protein, which translates into the protein MKKKSNKYSETLQQIRAIVNDPSYEIAEEDKNFIYTNEARGVRLQLDYLKAEVKMQKQGVDHAIVVFGSARIVEFDVAIKALKKIEKELENSPHSEALLIALKKAESRVRKSHYYDEARKFGQLVGQSGKTPEDTHVTVMTGGGPGIMEAANRGASDVGAKSIGLNIELSHEQFPNPYITPELCFQFRYFAMRKLHFMQRAKALVVFPGGFGTLDELFEVLTLIQTKKTPPIPVILLGKEYWNRMIDFEFLQEEDAIAPHDLDIVMYVDNAEEAWHAIIQWHKKNKTPLF